The following is a genomic window from Mycobacterium parmense.
ATCGAGGAAGACCACTTCCCGCGGCACCTTGTACCGGGCGAGATGGTCGCGCACGTAGCCCTTGATGGTGTCCTCGTCGACGTCCGCGCCGTCCTTCTTCACCACGAACGCACGCAGCCGGTGGCCCCACTCCTTGTCCTCGACGCCGATCGCCGTCGCCTCGACCACCTCAGGGTGGCCACTGATCAGGTCCTCGACCTCGGCGGGGAAGACGTTCTCCCCGCCGGAGACGATCATCTCGTCGTCCCGGCCACTGACGTAGAGCAGCCCGTACTCGTCGAAATATCCGACATCCCCGGATGACAACAGCCCGTCGATGATCTGCTTGTTGCCGCCACCGGTGTAGCCCGCGAAGGGGAAGGTGTTGCCGACGAAGATCCGGCCGACCTCACCCTGCGGCAACTCCTTGCCGTTGTCGTCGAAGATCTTGACCTTCACGCCCTTGACTACCGGGCCGACCGTCGCCGCGTTGCGTTCCAGGTCCTTGGGCCCGGCGATCGTCGCGAACGCAATCTCGGTCGACCCGTACATGTTGTACACGACCGGACCCAGGTCCTTCAGGGCTCGGGCCGCCAATTCGGCGCCCAACTGCGATCCCGAGACGAACACGATTTTGAGGCTGGACAGGTCCGGCTTGGACTCCATCTTCTCGATCGAGTCGAGGATGCGCGAGAGCATCACCGGCACCACCACCATGGCGGTCGCCTTGTACTTCTCGATGTCCTCCAGGACCAGGGGCGGCTTGAACTTGCGCCGCAGCACCAGCGTCGAGCCCAGGAACATAGCGATGGTCGCGTGCAGGTAACCGAGCGCGTGGAACATCGGCGACGGCAGCGACGTCACCTCGCCGGCCTTGAACGGGACGTGCGAGAGGATGCCGCCGACCGGCGCCAGCGTCGGCGGGGTGCTGCGGTTGGCGCCCTTTGGAGTACCCGTGGTGCCGCTGGTCAGGATGATGATCGACGCATGCCTGGCCGCCTTGGGGGCGGGCGACTTACTGCTGCGACCGATCAGGTCCTCGAGCGTCTCGTCCTTGCTGCCGGACGGCTCGTCGGCGTCTGGGTTGACGCCGAGGGCACGCAACTTGCCCAGCGGCGGGTCGGCCTTCGCGACGGCCTTGCAGTATTCGTCGTCGTAGATGATGAGCTTGGCGTCCTCGCGCTCCGACACCTCTTTGATCTGCGGGCCGGAGAATTCGCTGTTGAGCAGGATGATGCGGGCACCTACGCGAGCGCACCCGTAGTTGGCTATGACGAACCACCGGTGGTTTCGGGCCAGGATCGCAACGCCGTCGCCGGCCTTGATGCCCATGTCGAGCAGGCCGTTCGCGACCGAGTGCGCAGCCTCGTCGAGCTGCTTGTAGGTGAATTCGCCGTCCTCGTCGATCACCGCCGCGCGGTCGGGGGTGCGCCGGGCGTTGAGCGACGGCAGCATCCCGAACTCGCCCCACTTGTAGATGTCGGCGGCCATCGCGGCGTAGTTCTGCGGCGGCTCGAGCCGGAACGCGCCCGACTCGATGATCTTGCGCAGGTAGTGCAGCTCGGCCGTGCCGCGCTCGACGTACTGCTGAACTGTGGCGAACCCGGGCAGGCCAGGGAGGTTAGGCATGAAATCCACCATATGTGACGTCCGTCTCAGCGCGGCCAGAAACCTCTGGCGAATTACCATCGACTGCATGTCCCGTCCGGTTTCGCTGGAGGTGGCCGGGCACGAGGTCACCATCACCCATCCGGACAAGGTGGTGTTCCCCGGCGAGGTCGGGCCCGAAACAACGAGCCGTTTGCCGCGCTCCCGCAGCAAGCTCGACCTGATTGACTACTACCTGTCCGTCGCCGACGGGGCCCTGCGTGGGGTGGCCGGGCGGCCCATGATCCTGAAGCGCTTCGTCAAGGGCATCGGTGAGGAGGCCGTCTTCCAGAAGCGCGCGCCCGCCAACCGGCCCGACTTCGTCGACGTCGCAGAGCTGCGTTACGCGCGGGGCACCTCAGCCGCCGAGGCGGTCATCCACGACGCGGCCGGATTGGCCTGGGCGGTCAATCTCGGTTGCGTCGACCTCAACCCGCATCCCGTGCTGGCCGGCGACCTCGATCACCCCGACGAGCTCCGGGTCGACCTGGACCCGATGCCGGGGGTTTCCTGGCGTCGGATCGTCCACGTCGCGCTGGTGGTCCGGGAAGTGCTGGAGGACTACGGGCTGACGGCCTGGCCCAAAACGTCCGGGTCGCGCGGTTTCCACATCTACGCCCGGATCGCCCCGCGCTGGGACTTCCGCCAGGTGCGGCTGGCCGCTCAGACCGTTGCCCGCGAGGTCGAGCGGCGGGTACCCGACGCGGCCACCAGCCGCTGGTGGAAGGAGGAGCGCGAGGGCGTCTTCGTCGACTTCAACCAGAACGCCAAGGACCGCACGGTGGCTTCGGCCTATTCCGTGCGGGCGACACCGGATGCCCGGGTGTCGACGCCGCTGCTCTGGGACGAGGTCGCCGACTGCGACCCTGCTGCGTTCACCGTCGACACGGTGCCCGCCCGCCTTGCCGCCATCGGCGACCCCTGGGCGGGAATGGACGACGCCGTCGGCGAGCTCGACCGCCTGCTGATCCTCGCCGAGGAAATGGGCCCCCCGGAGCGGGCGCCGAAAGGCACCGGCAAGCGAACCGATGGCCGGCGCCAGTCGGCGATGCCGCTCATCGAGGTGGCCCGCACCAAGACGAAGGACGAGGCCATGGCCGCGCTGCAGACCTGGCGCGACCGCCATCCCGCGGCGGCCGAGCGTCTCGAGCCGGCCGACGTCCTGGTCGACGGGATGCGCGGGCCCAGTTCGATCTGGTACCGGATCCGCATCAACCTCCAGCACGTCCCGACCGGTGAGCGCCCGCAGCAGGAAGAGCTGATTGCCGACTACAGCCCGTGGGACACCTACCGCAAGCGCTAGTGGTGATCGCGAGCGCGGCGCAGCCGGGCGAAGCGGGTCGCCACCATCGGGCCCCGTGGCGATCGCGAGCGCGGCGCAGCCGGGCGAAGCGGGTCGCCACCATCGGGCCCCGTGGCGATCGCGAGCGCGGCGCAGCCGGGCGAAGCGGGTCGCCACCATCGGGCCCCGTGGCGATCGCGAGCGCGGCGCAGCCGGGCGAAGCGGGTCGCCACCATCGGGCCCGTGGCGATCGCGAGCGCGGCGCAGCCAGGCGAAGCGGGTCGCCACCATCGGGCCCCGTGGCGATCGCGAGCGCGGCGCAGCCGCGAAGCGGGTCGCCACCATCGGGCCCCGTGGCGATCGCGAGCGCGGCGCAGCCGGCGAAGCGGGTCGCCACCATCGGGCCCGTGGCGATCGCGAGCGCGGCGCAGCCAGCGAAGCGGGTCGCCACCATCGGGTCTAGTGGCGATCGCGAGCGCGGCGCAGCCGGGCGAAGCGGGTCGCCACCATCGGGCCCCGTGGCGATCGCGAGCGCGGCGCAGCCGGGCGAAGCGGGTCGCCACCATCGGGTCTAGTGGCGATCGCGAGCGCGGCGCAGCCGGGCGAAGCGGGCGCGGCAGCGGGACTAGATCCCGACCCGTGCGACGGCGTTGCTCTTGCGTAGGTAGCAGAACCACGTGACGCCAAGCAGCAGCAGGAAGAACACGACGTAGAACTGCAGGGCGGGCTCGATGGTGCCGAAGTGCGACTTCGACCACGCGTACGCCAGCGGCACGATGAATCCGCCGAAGGCGCCGACCGACGAGATGATGCCCAGCGCACCGGCGGCCTGGCGGCGCATGTGCACCATGGTGTCGGGGTCCCCGCCGGCGAGTTCCCCCTTGATCTTGAAGATGCGGGAGATCATCCGGTAGGTCGAGCCGTTGCCGATGCCGGTCGCCACGAAGAGGAACATGAAGCTGGCGAAGAACATCGGCAGGTTCTTGGCGTTGACCGACCACAGGGCGGCCGAGGCGCCGACGGCCAGCATGACGAAGCTGACCGCGGTGATGCGGGCGCCGCCGATCCGGTCGGCCAGCTTGCCTCCGAGCGGGCGCATGATCGATCCGATTCCGGCACCGAGGAATGCCCACGCGAGCGCGATGTCGCCGCGGCCGAACACCGTCTTGAGCAGGGTCGGGAAGGCCGCCGAGTAGCCGATGAACGAGCCAAAGGTGCCGATGTAGATCAACGACATGATCCAGGTGTCGGGATGCCGCAGCGACTGAAAGACCGGCTTCACGTCGGCCTTCGCCTCGCTGATGTTGTTCATGAACAGGAAGGCGCACACGGCGGCCGCGACGGCCAGCGGCACGTAGAACAGGCCGGCCCGCGACAGCGCGATCCCGCCGCCCGCGACCACGATGGGCGGGATGATCTTCTGGACCACGGCGACGCCGATGTTGCCGCCGGCCGCGTTGAGCCCCAGCGCCCAGCCCTTGTCCTTCTCCGGGTAGAAGAACGAGATGTTGGCCATCGACGAGGCGAAGTTGCCGCCGCCGAAGCCGGCGGTCGCGGCGATCGCCACCAGCGCCGCGAACGGTAGGCCCGGATGGCTCACCGCCCACGCCAGCAGCAGGCACGGGATGAGTAGCAGACCCGCGGAGACGATCGTCCAGTTACGGCCGCCGAAGACCGGCACCGCAAACGTGTACGGCAACCGCAGGAATGCACCCACACCGCTGGGCACCGCGACCAGGCAGAGCGCCTGGCTGGCGGTCAGGGCCCAGCCGGACGCCGACGGATGGCCGTGGGCACCCGCCGTCATATGGACGACGACGATGCTCCACAGCATCCACACGCTGAACCCGACATGTTCGGCGAAGATCGAGAAGATCAGGTTGCGGCGCGCGACCGCCTTGCCGGTCGACGCCCAGAACTCGGGGTCTTCCGGCCGCCAATCGTCGATCCAGTGCCGCCCCGCGTGATGGGGGCGCGGCTCGGACGGCTGTACTACCGGTGAAGTGGTCGTGGTCATCTTGCGGGCCCCCTTCGACGAGGCGCGTGGATCCGAGACCGGCGACGGCCCAGGATAAGTGGCGCTTGCACCTGACCACTCGACGCTAAAGACGCCCTGTTACCGGCCTGCGTTTCCGCCGTTACGCTGTGAATACATCGAGATCGCAATGGGTTGTCCGGCACTGTCAGATCGGCCGGTGCGGGACAGTCGGCCCATGCAGGCGACTGAGGCGCCCCCGGGCCTGCGGGAGCGCAAGAAGATCAGGACTCGTCAGGCAATCAGCCGCGAGGCGATCGGTCACCGAATCGGGCGCGACCCTGCGGATTTCGAGCTGCGCCTCTAGGTCGGCGCGTTGACGGGCGCCATGATGGCGGCCCATGACGGCGCACCCAAGACGCCCGGAACGGTCGGGCGGTCTGGACTTCCTGGACGCGGGCATGCCGCCGGAGTGAGCCCACCGCACGGCGGCACGGCTGCGAGGAAGGAACGCGATACTCTCACGCGATGCGACAGCGATGGAATCGCCGGGGATTCTTGCAGCTCGCAGGGGCCGCGGGTGTCGTCGCGGTCGCCGGAGCGTCACCCGCATGCTCGTCACACAAATCGGATTCGGCAGCCTCGCCCAGCGGTTCGGTGACCATCACCCATCTCTTCGGCCAGACCGTCATCAAGGAGCCGCCCAAGCGCGTTGTCAGCGCCGGCTACACCGAGCAGGACGACCTGCTCGCCGTCGGGGTCGTGCCGATCGCGGTGACCAACTGGTTCGGGGACCAGCCCTTCGCGGTGTGGCCGTGGGCCGCGCCGAAGCTCGGCGGGGCGCAGCCCGTGGTGCTCAGTCTGGACAACGGCATTCCGGTCGACCAGATCGCCGGGCTCAAGCCCGACCTGATCGTGGCCGTCAACGCCGGAGTGGACGCCGACACGTATCAGAAGCTCTCGGCGATCGCCCCCACGGTTCCGCAGTCCGACGGCGACGCCTTCTTCGAGCCATGGAAGGAGCAGGCAACCACCATCGGCCAGGCGGTGTTTCAGCCGGCCCAGATGAAGTCCCTCGTCGACGC
Proteins encoded in this region:
- the fadD2 gene encoding long-chain-fatty-acid--CoA ligase FadD2, translated to MPNLPGLPGFATVQQYVERGTAELHYLRKIIESGAFRLEPPQNYAAMAADIYKWGEFGMLPSLNARRTPDRAAVIDEDGEFTYKQLDEAAHSVANGLLDMGIKAGDGVAILARNHRWFVIANYGCARVGARIILLNSEFSGPQIKEVSEREDAKLIIYDDEYCKAVAKADPPLGKLRALGVNPDADEPSGSKDETLEDLIGRSSKSPAPKAARHASIIILTSGTTGTPKGANRSTPPTLAPVGGILSHVPFKAGEVTSLPSPMFHALGYLHATIAMFLGSTLVLRRKFKPPLVLEDIEKYKATAMVVVPVMLSRILDSIEKMESKPDLSSLKIVFVSGSQLGAELAARALKDLGPVVYNMYGSTEIAFATIAGPKDLERNAATVGPVVKGVKVKIFDDNGKELPQGEVGRIFVGNTFPFAGYTGGGNKQIIDGLLSSGDVGYFDEYGLLYVSGRDDEMIVSGGENVFPAEVEDLISGHPEVVEATAIGVEDKEWGHRLRAFVVKKDGADVDEDTIKGYVRDHLARYKVPREVVFLDELPRNPTGKILKRELREMDLDDQN
- a CDS encoding DNA polymerase domain-containing protein; this encodes MSRPVSLEVAGHEVTITHPDKVVFPGEVGPETTSRLPRSRSKLDLIDYYLSVADGALRGVAGRPMILKRFVKGIGEEAVFQKRAPANRPDFVDVAELRYARGTSAAEAVIHDAAGLAWAVNLGCVDLNPHPVLAGDLDHPDELRVDLDPMPGVSWRRIVHVALVVREVLEDYGLTAWPKTSGSRGFHIYARIAPRWDFRQVRLAAQTVAREVERRVPDAATSRWWKEEREGVFVDFNQNAKDRTVASAYSVRATPDARVSTPLLWDEVADCDPAAFTVDTVPARLAAIGDPWAGMDDAVGELDRLLILAEEMGPPERAPKGTGKRTDGRRQSAMPLIEVARTKTKDEAMAALQTWRDRHPAAAERLEPADVLVDGMRGPSSIWYRIRINLQHVPTGERPQQEELIADYSPWDTYRKR
- a CDS encoding MFS transporter, with the translated sequence MTTTTSPVVQPSEPRPHHAGRHWIDDWRPEDPEFWASTGKAVARRNLIFSIFAEHVGFSVWMLWSIVVVHMTAGAHGHPSASGWALTASQALCLVAVPSGVGAFLRLPYTFAVPVFGGRNWTIVSAGLLLIPCLLLAWAVSHPGLPFAALVAIAATAGFGGGNFASSMANISFFYPEKDKGWALGLNAAGGNIGVAVVQKIIPPIVVAGGGIALSRAGLFYVPLAVAAAVCAFLFMNNISEAKADVKPVFQSLRHPDTWIMSLIYIGTFGSFIGYSAAFPTLLKTVFGRGDIALAWAFLGAGIGSIMRPLGGKLADRIGGARITAVSFVMLAVGASAALWSVNAKNLPMFFASFMFLFVATGIGNGSTYRMISRIFKIKGELAGGDPDTMVHMRRQAAGALGIISSVGAFGGFIVPLAYAWSKSHFGTIEPALQFYVVFFLLLLGVTWFCYLRKSNAVARVGI
- a CDS encoding ABC transporter substrate-binding protein, with translation MRQRWNRRGFLQLAGAAGVVAVAGASPACSSHKSDSAASPSGSVTITHLFGQTVIKEPPKRVVSAGYTEQDDLLAVGVVPIAVTNWFGDQPFAVWPWAAPKLGGAQPVVLSLDNGIPVDQIAGLKPDLIVAVNAGVDADTYQKLSAIAPTVPQSDGDAFFEPWKEQATTIGQAVFQPAQMKSLVDAVDQKFTDVAKKNPQWTGKKALLMQGTLWQGTVVATMAGWRTDFLNQMGLVIADSIKAFGADHRAVIPRDHVKQVLDSADVVIWTTESPDDQKAVLADPEVAGSLATAQNRHIFTTKEQAGAIAFASPLSYPLVAEQLPPQIGKILG